From Roseburia hominis, the proteins below share one genomic window:
- the deoC gene encoding deoxyribose-phosphate aldolase: MNVKEILKHVDHTLLSQTATWEEIRQICDDAVKYQTASVCIPPSYVKQASEYVEGKMAICTVIGFPNGYMTTRAKEFETKDAIANGASEIDMVINMGWVKDQKYELIEEEIRTLKAACGDKVLKVIIETCLLTEEEKVKMCEIVTRAGADYIKTSTGFSSAGATFADIELFAKHIGPGVKMKAAGGISSLADAEKFLSLGAERLGTSRIVKIVKNEQTSGY; the protein is encoded by the coding sequence ATGAATGTGAAAGAGATTCTAAAACATGTAGACCATACGCTTTTGTCACAGACGGCGACGTGGGAGGAGATTCGGCAGATCTGCGACGACGCTGTCAAATATCAGACGGCGTCGGTCTGCATTCCGCCAAGCTATGTAAAGCAGGCGAGCGAGTATGTGGAGGGCAAGATGGCAATCTGCACGGTGATCGGATTTCCGAATGGATATATGACGACCAGGGCAAAGGAATTCGAGACCAAAGACGCCATCGCAAATGGTGCGTCCGAGATCGATATGGTCATCAATATGGGCTGGGTGAAGGATCAAAAATATGAACTGATTGAAGAGGAGATTCGTACCCTGAAGGCTGCGTGCGGGGATAAGGTGCTCAAAGTGATCATTGAGACCTGTCTTTTGACTGAGGAAGAAAAGGTGAAAATGTGCGAGATCGTGACGAGGGCCGGGGCAGATTATATCAAGACCTCCACCGGATTTTCCAGTGCCGGGGCGACCTTTGCGGATATAGAACTGTTTGCGAAACACATCGGACCGGGCGTGAAGATGAAAGCCGCAGGCGGGATTTCCTCCCTGGCTGACGCGGAGAAATTCCTTTCCCTGGGGGCAGAGCGTCTTGGAACGAGCCGCATTGTGAAGATTGTGAAAAACGAACAGACATCTGGATATTAG
- a CDS encoding LacI family DNA-binding transcriptional regulator: MATLKDIAAQAGVSQATVSRVLNGDPSLSVTQETRNRIWQIAQQLDYKTVTQRVQQQTKAPGAAPTATKNERGKDGDGQRRIGIAQMFELKEQIEDIYYIVLKQMVDAVCFSKGWTTVVLSRNESRHFVKNDDIPIDALIAIGRFSRDEIADFESYTDNIVFLDSTPDALRYYSIVPNYHMAVRLALNYCWDLNQKRIAYAGGVCTLDDVKELSRDPRYYYYQTSMVNKGLFEEDLVIDCNMNARSGYEAMCAYLDKHSTLPDVIFIASDAVAPGIVKALRERGIRIPEDIGIVTFNNTSFSEYSEPPLTSIEVFLEENAKSAIQCIEFLWNGSRSPKKIVVPCAIVDRGSVKKK, encoded by the coding sequence ATGGCAACATTAAAGGATATCGCTGCGCAGGCAGGCGTTTCACAGGCTACGGTTTCCCGGGTGTTAAACGGCGACCCGTCGCTCAGTGTGACGCAGGAGACCAGGAACCGCATCTGGCAGATTGCACAGCAATTAGATTATAAAACAGTGACCCAGCGGGTACAGCAGCAAACAAAAGCGCCTGGCGCTGCTCCCACTGCCACGAAGAATGAACGGGGGAAGGACGGCGACGGCCAGAGACGGATCGGTATCGCCCAGATGTTTGAACTCAAAGAGCAGATCGAGGATATTTATTATATTGTGTTAAAGCAAATGGTGGACGCAGTCTGCTTTTCCAAAGGCTGGACGACCGTCGTTCTTTCCCGGAATGAGAGCAGACATTTTGTTAAAAATGATGACATTCCGATCGACGCATTAATCGCGATTGGCCGTTTCAGCCGGGACGAGATCGCGGATTTCGAAAGCTATACGGATAATATCGTATTTCTGGACTCCACGCCGGACGCCCTTCGCTACTACAGCATCGTGCCGAATTACCATATGGCTGTCCGCCTGGCGCTGAATTATTGCTGGGATTTGAACCAGAAGCGTATTGCGTATGCGGGAGGGGTGTGTACCCTGGACGACGTCAAGGAGCTTTCAAGGGATCCGCGCTACTACTATTACCAGACCTCCATGGTCAATAAGGGGTTATTTGAGGAGGATTTGGTGATCGACTGCAATATGAATGCGCGCTCCGGCTATGAGGCTATGTGTGCTTATCTTGACAAGCATTCCACTCTGCCGGACGTGATCTTTATTGCCAGCGACGCGGTGGCGCCCGGCATTGTAAAAGCGCTCCGCGAACGGGGCATACGCATTCCGGAAGATATCGGCATCGTCACCTTTAACAACACCAGTTTTTCCGAATATTCCGAACCGCCTCTGACTTCCATTGAAGTATTTCTGGAGGAAAACGCAAAATCGGCCATTCAATGTATTGAGTTTTTGTGGAACGGTTCCAGATCACCCAAAAAGATTGTGGTTCCCTGTGCGATTGTGGACAGGGGAAGCGTAAAAAAGAAATAA
- a CDS encoding type II CAAX endopeptidase family protein, with protein sequence MSKLYEKNELTFSLAWIIAYVVLFSVADNLSESLGFEKIITAPAGICLALFLFIWIRNHNLSEKYGLCSFKGNYKDYLYFAPLLLIMTTNLWNGVAMNTSITEAILHILSMLCVGFIEEVIFRGLLFKAICKTNVKQAILISSITFGIGHIVNLLNGADILPTLLQICYATAIGFLFTTIFYKGKSLLPCIATHGIVNSLTIFAIQGSQTFNIATAMALCVISASYALWIWKKAENPEKNTKSGAY encoded by the coding sequence ATGAGTAAATTATATGAAAAAAACGAATTAACATTTTCACTGGCGTGGATTATCGCCTATGTTGTCCTGTTTAGCGTGGCAGATAATCTTTCAGAATCTTTAGGATTTGAAAAAATAATTACTGCCCCGGCAGGCATATGTCTTGCACTCTTCCTTTTCATCTGGATCAGAAACCATAACCTGTCAGAAAAATACGGTCTGTGTTCGTTTAAAGGAAATTACAAGGATTATTTATACTTCGCGCCGCTTCTCCTAATTATGACCACAAATTTATGGAACGGAGTTGCCATGAACACTTCCATTACGGAAGCTATACTCCACATTTTGAGCATGCTGTGCGTAGGCTTTATCGAAGAAGTCATCTTCCGGGGACTTCTCTTCAAAGCAATCTGCAAAACCAACGTAAAGCAGGCAATCCTGATCTCAAGTATCACCTTTGGCATCGGCCACATTGTAAATTTACTGAACGGTGCAGACATATTACCCACTCTTCTACAAATATGTTATGCAACCGCAATCGGCTTCCTTTTCACAACAATCTTCTACAAAGGAAAAAGCCTTCTACCATGTATCGCGACACATGGCATCGTCAACTCACTAACCATTTTTGCCATTCAAGGCTCCCAGACATTCAACATAGCCACTGCCATGGCACTGTGCGTTATCTCTGCCAGCTATGCACTATGGATATGGAAAAAAGCTGAAAACCCCGAGAAAAATACCAAGTCAGGAGCTTATTAA
- the melB gene encoding melibiose:sodium transporter MelB, with protein sequence MQKKLSFISKLCFGIGAFGKDAVYAIVGTYLMMYLTDYRSVAPAFVGSLFMVARIWDAFNDPFMGMVVDNTRTKWGKFRPWIMIGTVLNAIVLVLLFMDNGLEGKSYLVWCSVFYILWGMTYTIMDIPYWSLVPALTDDEDERSQISAIPRIFASCAWLVINSFGLLMVSKLGAGNDVKGFSILATIISIVFILASLVTVLTCKEQVVTQNAEKTSVKGMIDVLFKNDQVKIILGIALFFNIAYQLSNSFALYYFKYVAERTYAGDTNGVLYPVYAAVAGFAQMGSMAILPFLSKKIGKKISFFCASFFPVIGFAILWVLGYVAPKNVFAVGVCSAIINSGIGFMLVFITVILSEVVDYGEYKLGTRNESILFSMQTFVVKFAGAFSGFVSGIGLTAIGYVANQQQSAGAENGMRIIMFLIPAVLSALCFLIYIKGYKLTPEFYSKMRDELHARKGN encoded by the coding sequence ATGCAAAAAAAACTGAGTTTTATCTCAAAACTGTGCTTTGGCATCGGTGCTTTTGGTAAAGATGCCGTGTACGCAATCGTAGGTACCTATTTAATGATGTACCTGACAGACTACCGGTCTGTGGCGCCGGCTTTCGTCGGTTCGCTCTTCATGGTCGCTCGTATCTGGGACGCGTTCAACGATCCGTTTATGGGAATGGTCGTGGACAACACCCGTACCAAATGGGGCAAATTCCGTCCGTGGATCATGATCGGTACCGTTCTGAATGCCATTGTACTGGTATTACTTTTCATGGATAACGGCCTGGAAGGAAAAAGCTACCTGGTATGGTGTTCCGTATTCTACATTCTTTGGGGTATGACCTATACGATTATGGACATTCCCTACTGGTCTTTGGTTCCGGCTCTTACGGACGACGAAGACGAAAGAAGCCAGATTTCGGCTATCCCGCGTATCTTCGCAAGCTGCGCATGGCTCGTCATCAACTCATTCGGCCTTTTGATGGTATCCAAACTCGGCGCCGGCAACGATGTTAAAGGATTTTCCATCTTGGCAACCATCATTTCTATCGTATTTATTTTAGCTTCACTTGTAACCGTTCTGACCTGTAAAGAACAGGTGGTAACACAGAACGCGGAAAAAACCTCTGTCAAAGGTATGATCGATGTTTTATTCAAAAATGACCAGGTGAAAATAATCCTTGGTATTGCATTATTTTTCAACATCGCTTACCAGTTATCCAACAGTTTCGCACTCTATTATTTTAAATATGTTGCAGAACGCACCTACGCGGGCGACACGAACGGGGTCCTGTATCCGGTGTACGCAGCGGTAGCGGGATTTGCACAGATGGGTTCCATGGCGATCCTTCCGTTCCTTTCCAAAAAAATCGGGAAAAAGATTTCCTTCTTCTGTGCCAGCTTCTTCCCGGTAATCGGCTTCGCGATTCTTTGGGTGCTTGGTTACGTCGCTCCGAAAAATGTCTTTGCAGTCGGCGTATGCAGTGCTATTATTAATAGTGGTATTGGATTTATGCTGGTATTTATCACAGTCATTCTTTCAGAGGTCGTGGACTACGGCGAGTATAAGCTCGGGACCAGAAATGAGAGTATTCTGTTCTCCATGCAGACCTTTGTCGTAAAGTTTGCCGGAGCATTCAGTGGATTCGTGAGCGGAATCGGACTGACTGCCATCGGATATGTGGCGAACCAGCAGCAATCTGCAGGCGCAGAAAACGGTATGCGGATCATTATGTTCCTGATTCCGGCAGTTCTTTCTGCTCTCTGCTTCTTGATTTATATCAAAGGATACAAATTAACACCTGAATTTTACAGCAAGATGCGTGACGAACTTCATGCAAGAAAGGGGAATTAA
- a CDS encoding purine-nucleoside phosphorylase → MNKVYEKLMTCVESVRERVDFQPEVALILGSGLGDYAEEIEISHTVDYAEIAGFPTSTVEGHKGRFVFGYVKKVPVVIMQGRVHFYEGYPMSDVVLPTWLMGMLGAKKLILTNAAGGINFDYRPGDFMLIKDHITTAVPNPLIGENLDKLGVRFPDMSEVYSARMRDVIKKAAAGLGIELREGVYVQLTGPSYETPAEIRMCRAWGADAVGMSTACEAMAARHMGMEVCGISCITNLAAGISSGQLNHEEVQETADRVAKQFKELITEIVCQI, encoded by the coding sequence ATGAATAAAGTATATGAAAAATTGATGACGTGCGTGGAAAGTGTGCGGGAAAGGGTTGATTTTCAGCCGGAGGTGGCGCTGATCCTGGGATCGGGCCTGGGAGACTACGCCGAGGAGATTGAAATCTCGCACACCGTAGATTATGCGGAGATCGCAGGATTTCCGACCTCCACCGTGGAGGGGCACAAGGGAAGATTCGTGTTTGGGTATGTGAAGAAAGTTCCGGTCGTGATCATGCAGGGCCGCGTCCACTTCTATGAAGGTTACCCGATGTCCGATGTGGTCCTTCCCACGTGGCTCATGGGAATGCTGGGAGCCAAAAAACTGATCCTTACCAATGCGGCAGGAGGCATTAATTTTGATTACAGACCGGGGGATTTTATGTTGATCAAAGATCACATTACAACGGCCGTGCCGAACCCACTGATCGGGGAGAACCTGGATAAGCTGGGGGTAAGATTCCCGGACATGAGCGAGGTATACAGCGCCCGCATGCGCGATGTGATAAAGAAGGCGGCAGCAGGACTTGGAATCGAGCTTAGGGAGGGCGTCTATGTGCAGCTTACCGGGCCGAGCTATGAGACCCCGGCGGAGATCCGCATGTGCAGGGCATGGGGAGCAGATGCGGTCGGTATGAGTACCGCGTGTGAAGCGATGGCGGCGCGGCATATGGGAATGGAAGTGTGTGGGATTTCCTGCATCACGAATCTTGCGGCGGGAATATCTTCGGGGCAGCTCAATCACGAAGAGGTCCAGGAGACGGCTGACCGGGTGGCAAAACAGTTCAAAGAACTGATCACGGAGATTGTGTGTCAAATTTAG
- a CDS encoding LysM peptidoglycan-binding domain-containing protein, with protein MENRFPKNVRQIGNVSDTPKIYVEDYVDTFLNHICEKNDEDAAGAFLIGHTVKQDEQECVYISGAIRMDELETDGQDVLISEETWAKASEERREYFGDAGFIGWFLAIPGRPLVLNQNLIRIHEENFASPNTVLILGDAREQEEAFFAYKYKELMQMSGHYIYYEKNKPMQNYMVSSRKQNCVSPSEAVEDHAAKEFRSLVRERYEIKEQKHSSRAMYAASVLLVLVVLIIGVTTVNNYDKMRSVQSSLDDIRNSFSKNEPEEAVAASGTAIAGTNQGDPGNAETDVKAPEGQAETTEPEAGKEAESDERATEAEQSSENSQSEDDKKKAETDQKNVSTMQEMSEDIYIVKKGDTLAKISKQMYGDTSHVDAICRMNGLTDGNLIFIGQKLLLP; from the coding sequence ATGGAAAACAGATTTCCGAAAAACGTACGCCAGATAGGAAATGTAAGCGATACTCCAAAGATTTATGTAGAAGATTACGTAGATACATTTTTAAACCACATTTGCGAAAAGAACGATGAAGATGCGGCAGGGGCGTTTCTCATCGGACATACTGTAAAACAAGATGAACAGGAATGCGTATACATATCCGGCGCTATTCGCATGGACGAGCTTGAAACAGATGGACAAGACGTCCTGATCAGCGAAGAAACCTGGGCGAAGGCAAGCGAAGAACGAAGAGAATATTTTGGAGACGCCGGTTTTATCGGCTGGTTTCTTGCCATACCCGGGCGCCCGCTTGTTCTGAACCAGAATTTGATAAGAATACATGAGGAAAATTTTGCTTCGCCTAACACCGTATTGATCCTGGGCGACGCCAGAGAGCAGGAAGAAGCATTTTTCGCCTACAAATATAAAGAGCTCATGCAGATGAGCGGACATTACATATATTATGAGAAAAATAAACCCATGCAGAATTACATGGTATCCTCGCGCAAACAGAATTGCGTTTCTCCCAGTGAAGCTGTGGAGGATCACGCTGCAAAAGAGTTTCGTAGTCTGGTAAGAGAGCGATACGAAATAAAAGAGCAGAAGCATTCCTCCCGGGCGATGTACGCCGCCAGCGTACTTTTGGTACTGGTCGTACTCATCATCGGTGTGACTACGGTCAACAATTATGATAAAATGCGCTCCGTACAATCTTCTCTGGACGATATCAGGAATTCCTTTTCAAAGAACGAGCCCGAAGAGGCGGTGGCGGCCAGCGGCACGGCCATAGCCGGGACGAATCAGGGGGATCCGGGAAATGCAGAGACGGACGTAAAAGCGCCGGAGGGACAAGCCGAGACGACGGAGCCTGAGGCAGGGAAAGAAGCGGAGTCAGATGAGCGGGCAACCGAGGCGGAGCAGTCTTCGGAGAATAGCCAGTCAGAGGACGATAAAAAGAAGGCGGAGACGGACCAGAAAAATGTCAGTACGATGCAGGAGATGAGTGAAGATATTTATATCGTAAAAAAGGGAGATACTCTGGCAAAGATCAGCAAGCAGATGTACGGCGATACCAGTCATGTGGACGCCATTTGCAGAATGAATGGTCTTACGGACGGCAATCTGATTTTTATAGGTCAGAAATTATTACTTCCATAA
- a CDS encoding TetR/AcrR family transcriptional regulator — translation MPPKAKITKEMVIDAAFEVTRAEGAQNVNARTVSKKLGCSTQPIMYHFTKIEDMKRAVYEKVGQFHTEYLLNINPKEDVMLGIGLNYIRFAVEEPNLFRFLFQSGFAVENNLLEMVDSEELKPIISAMQEAIPCETAEWPSGVPSGIPCETAECPYGKPLGTGLDTNQIKEVFITLAMFVHGYASIIANNALEYDERVVTTHLERAYRGAILALQEEKDNE, via the coding sequence ATGCCGCCGAAAGCGAAAATCACAAAAGAGATGGTAATAGACGCAGCGTTTGAAGTCACACGAGCAGAGGGAGCCCAAAATGTCAATGCACGGACCGTTTCAAAAAAGCTCGGCTGCTCTACACAGCCGATTATGTACCATTTTACAAAAATCGAGGATATGAAAAGAGCAGTTTATGAAAAAGTGGGCCAGTTTCACACAGAATATCTCCTGAATATCAATCCGAAGGAAGACGTTATGCTTGGAATTGGGCTGAATTATATCCGTTTTGCAGTGGAAGAACCAAACCTATTCCGCTTTCTCTTCCAGTCAGGCTTCGCTGTTGAAAACAATTTGCTTGAAATGGTAGACTCCGAAGAACTGAAACCTATCATTTCCGCAATGCAGGAAGCGATACCTTGTGAAACGGCCGAATGGCCAAGCGGGGTGCCCTCGGGTATACCTTGCGAAACAGCCGAATGCCCATACGGGAAGCCCTTGGGTACAGGACTTGATACAAACCAGATCAAAGAGGTCTTTATAACACTTGCCATGTTCGTTCACGGGTACGCAAGCATCATTGCTAACAATGCATTGGAATATGACGAAAGAGTTGTGACAACCCATTTGGAGCGCGCCTATCGTGGAGCGATACTGGCATTACAGGAGGAAAAAGATAATGAGTAA
- the udp gene encoding uridine phosphorylase — protein sequence MKNYSEDASRQYHIQVAKGEVGRYVIMPGDPKRCVKIARYFDNPVLIADNREYITYTGTLDGVKVSVTSTGIGGPSASIAMEELYRCGADTFVRIGTCGGMQPEVKSGDVVVATGAIRMEGTSREYAPIEFPAVADLGVTNALAEAAEKKGYPFHTGVVQCKDSFYGQHEPEVKPVSYELMNKWEAWKRLGCLASEMESAALFVVASHLRVRVGSCFLVVANQERERLGLENPVVHDTDMAIQVAIEAIRTLIQKDQKKER from the coding sequence ATGAAGAACTATTCGGAAGATGCAAGCAGACAATATCATATTCAGGTGGCAAAAGGGGAGGTAGGCCGTTATGTGATCATGCCGGGGGACCCGAAACGGTGTGTGAAGATCGCCCGGTATTTTGACAATCCGGTTCTGATCGCAGATAATCGGGAATATATCACCTACACCGGGACCTTAGACGGCGTAAAGGTCAGTGTCACATCTACCGGTATCGGCGGGCCGTCGGCGTCGATCGCGATGGAAGAGTTATATCGGTGCGGCGCCGATACATTTGTCCGTATCGGTACCTGCGGCGGTATGCAGCCGGAAGTGAAAAGCGGCGATGTCGTGGTGGCGACAGGCGCGATCCGCATGGAAGGGACCAGCCGGGAATACGCGCCGATCGAATTTCCGGCCGTTGCCGATCTTGGCGTGACGAATGCGCTGGCAGAGGCGGCGGAAAAAAAGGGATACCCCTTCCACACGGGAGTAGTACAGTGCAAGGACTCTTTTTACGGCCAGCATGAGCCGGAAGTAAAACCGGTAAGCTATGAGCTGATGAATAAGTGGGAAGCGTGGAAGCGGCTGGGCTGCCTTGCATCGGAGATGGAATCGGCGGCGTTATTTGTCGTGGCGAGCCATCTGCGCGTGAGAGTGGGTTCCTGTTTCCTCGTTGTGGCGAATCAGGAAAGAGAGAGACTGGGACTGGAAAATCCGGTCGTTCATGATACCGATATGGCGATTCAGGTGGCGATCGAGGCGATTCGCACTTTGATTCAGAAAGACCAGAAGAAAGAGAGATAG
- a CDS encoding beta-galactosidase — MWLGVDYYPEQWDISLLDQDLDTIVELGCNVIRIAEFSWHLMEKTEGKYDFSFFDHVIAHAKAKGLKVIMGTPTATIPAWLAKKEPSILSEFEGGKKRSFGGRHVYCFNSPVMYEYSERIIRKLVEHYKDEEAIVAWQTDNEIGHEGSDVCYCPQCQRAFQKYLSEEFENNIDKLNDIYGTTFWSQEYNSFDEIPTPMETITTHNPALRLDWERFRSKSILDFMNFQADLIREIAPDAVVIHDFPGGGLAKHVDYSKVAKKLDTVAYNNYPVWGGQKEPIAPHEIAFGLDYMRGLKGQNFWITEAIMGAQGHDVTGYSPRPNQAKMWSYQGFAHGCDSMMYFRYRGATKGAEQFCYGVLDADNVKRRKFYEVQSCFHEIIKYKEALETPVKSEVAIVYDYDSLAAFRIQKQSFLLDCPAEMQKYYKAFYDVNVPVDVVPEDTDLAQYKVIILPQMIIEKPEFSAKVQEFVKNGGTAVLTYRCGVKDVHNNLTFGEVIPLHYSDFAGVTLVETESLQEGQEFPVIGEGIMSGADGVGGIFRDMLEVSDAEVLYHYGDTFYDEFAAVTRKKQGEGMIYYFGCGLDEATTNRLMEQIMTDCQIVSEPSAKGVEICYRGNGENRVRMVMNHNGYAVKNGETLLQPYESRIEKVK, encoded by the coding sequence ATGTGGTTAGGCGTTGATTATTACCCGGAGCAGTGGGATATCTCCCTGCTGGATCAGGATTTGGACACCATCGTGGAGCTTGGCTGCAACGTGATCCGAATCGCCGAATTTTCCTGGCATTTGATGGAGAAAACAGAAGGAAAATACGATTTTTCTTTCTTCGATCATGTAATTGCCCATGCAAAGGCAAAGGGACTCAAAGTGATCATGGGCACTCCTACCGCCACGATTCCTGCGTGGCTGGCCAAAAAAGAGCCTTCCATTTTATCCGAATTTGAGGGCGGCAAAAAGCGCAGCTTCGGCGGCCGGCATGTATACTGTTTTAACTCACCGGTGATGTACGAATATTCTGAGAGGATCATCAGAAAGCTGGTGGAGCATTATAAGGACGAGGAGGCCATCGTTGCCTGGCAGACGGATAACGAGATCGGACATGAGGGCAGTGATGTATGCTATTGCCCGCAGTGCCAGAGGGCATTCCAGAAATATTTGTCCGAAGAATTTGAAAATAATATTGACAAGCTGAACGACATCTACGGAACGACTTTCTGGTCCCAGGAATATAACAGCTTCGATGAGATTCCGACTCCGATGGAGACCATCACCACCCACAACCCGGCGCTTCGCCTTGACTGGGAGCGTTTCCGCAGCAAGAGTATCCTGGATTTCATGAATTTCCAGGCGGACCTGATCAGAGAGATCGCTCCTGACGCCGTTGTAATCCATGATTTCCCGGGCGGAGGTCTTGCCAAGCATGTGGATTACTCCAAGGTGGCGAAGAAGCTGGACACGGTTGCCTACAATAATTACCCGGTATGGGGCGGCCAGAAGGAGCCGATCGCCCCGCACGAAATCGCGTTTGGCCTTGACTATATGCGCGGCCTGAAGGGGCAGAATTTCTGGATCACCGAGGCAATCATGGGCGCACAGGGACACGATGTCACCGGATATTCCCCGCGCCCGAATCAGGCGAAAATGTGGTCCTATCAGGGCTTTGCCCATGGCTGCGACAGCATGATGTATTTCCGTTACCGCGGCGCCACTAAGGGGGCAGAGCAGTTCTGCTATGGCGTTCTGGACGCAGATAATGTAAAGCGCAGAAAGTTCTACGAGGTGCAGAGCTGTTTCCATGAAATCATCAAATACAAAGAGGCGCTTGAGACACCGGTAAAGAGCGAGGTAGCCATCGTCTATGACTACGATTCCCTTGCCGCCTTCCGCATTCAGAAGCAGAGCTTTCTTCTGGACTGCCCGGCGGAAATGCAAAAATATTACAAGGCCTTCTATGATGTGAATGTACCGGTAGATGTTGTGCCCGAGGATACCGACCTGGCGCAATATAAGGTCATTATTTTACCGCAGATGATCATAGAGAAACCGGAATTCTCCGCCAAAGTTCAGGAATTCGTGAAAAATGGAGGCACCGCAGTGCTGACTTATCGGTGTGGCGTAAAAGATGTCCACAACAATCTGACATTTGGAGAAGTCATTCCGCTGCACTACAGCGATTTTGCCGGCGTTACACTGGTGGAGACTGAAAGCCTTCAGGAAGGCCAGGAGTTCCCCGTCATCGGCGAGGGCATCATGTCCGGCGCAGATGGAGTCGGCGGAATCTTCCGGGATATGCTGGAAGTGAGCGACGCTGAGGTTCTGTATCATTACGGCGATACGTTCTATGATGAATTTGCCGCCGTTACCCGCAAAAAGCAGGGCGAAGGTATGATCTACTACTTTGGCTGCGGCCTTGATGAGGCGACAACCAATCGGCTGATGGAGCAAATCATGACCGACTGCCAAATCGTCTCCGAGCCAAGTGCCAAAGGCGTGGAAATCTGCTACCGCGGAAATGGGGAAAATCGCGTCCGCATGGTGATGAACCACAATGGATATGCTGTCAAAAATGGAGAAACTCTTTTGCAGCCATATGAGAGCAGGATTGAAAAAGTAAAATAG
- a CDS encoding phosphohydrolase: MLRIRRDLSERLKDVRQKWNEEFYENIRDIATHPVVLRMKLYPHHGGSNCYQHCIHVAYYNYQWCRFLKLDARSAARGGMLHDLFLYDWHTHAKKTGDHFHGMTHPAVALKNAEKFFDLNDTEKDVIRSHMWPVTLFTLPHTKEGWITTLTDKYCGSCETSRRKDVDTTRIRRDLSRLVERFTYLVDIKR; the protein is encoded by the coding sequence ATGCTGAGAATCCGAAGAGACCTATCCGAACGACTAAAGGACGTCCGCCAAAAATGGAATGAAGAATTTTACGAAAATATACGAGACATTGCAACACACCCCGTAGTCCTTCGCATGAAGCTCTACCCGCATCACGGAGGCAGCAACTGCTATCAGCACTGTATCCATGTGGCATATTACAATTACCAGTGGTGCCGTTTCCTAAAATTAGACGCCCGCTCAGCCGCCCGCGGCGGTATGCTTCACGATCTTTTCCTGTATGACTGGCATACCCATGCAAAGAAGACCGGCGATCATTTTCACGGTATGACGCACCCGGCGGTGGCGCTTAAAAATGCGGAAAAATTCTTTGACCTGAACGATACGGAGAAAGATGTCATTCGCAGTCATATGTGGCCCGTGACATTGTTTACCCTTCCGCATACAAAAGAAGGCTGGATCACGACACTCACGGACAAATACTGCGGAAGCTGTGAGACCAGCCGGCGAAAAGACGTAGATACCACCAGAATCCGAAGGGATTTGTCCCGGCTTGTCGAGCGTTTTACCTATCTCGTAGACATAAAGCGATAA
- a CDS encoding 4Fe-4S dicluster domain-containing protein codes for MRWLRKYSAPLIMLAIFEGVAISLWLGKGNLFYLFNFSYIGGAIALGLVLYIRKYKNARRVVQFLVGMYMLLYLGLLGNENMQIEGFWYYLFTGVFEAATIHYAVAKIFGPLFFGRGWCGYACWTAMILDLLPYKQPKGPRKKIGWIRYVMFAGSFVFVSMLFLFQVGNLERIMFWCFLFGNLLYYIIGIGLAFLFKDNRAFCKYICPITVFLKPMSYFSALRVKMDEGKCIGCDKCRRICPMNVDMRDNSRKRENGTECILCMECVDNCPKGALKI; via the coding sequence ATGAGATGGCTCAGGAAATATAGTGCGCCGCTTATTATGCTGGCGATTTTTGAAGGGGTCGCGATCTCGCTTTGGCTCGGGAAGGGCAATCTGTTCTATCTGTTTAATTTCAGCTATATCGGCGGGGCGATCGCGTTAGGGCTGGTTTTGTATATCCGGAAATATAAGAATGCCCGGCGGGTCGTACAGTTTTTGGTGGGAATGTATATGCTACTGTATCTGGGGCTTCTTGGCAATGAGAATATGCAGATAGAGGGGTTCTGGTATTACCTGTTTACCGGGGTCTTTGAGGCGGCCACAATTCATTATGCAGTGGCAAAGATCTTCGGGCCTTTGTTTTTCGGGCGCGGTTGGTGCGGGTACGCCTGCTGGACGGCCATGATTCTTGATCTGCTGCCATATAAACAGCCCAAAGGTCCCCGGAAAAAGATTGGGTGGATTCGGTATGTCATGTTCGCAGGGTCCTTCGTTTTTGTCAGTATGTTATTCTTGTTTCAGGTGGGAAATCTGGAGCGCATCATGTTCTGGTGTTTTTTGTTCGGGAATCTTTTGTATTACATAATCGGGATCGGACTGGCGTTTTTGTTCAAGGATAACCGGGCGTTTTGCAAATATATTTGCCCGATTACCGTGTTTCTGAAGCCGATGAGTTATTTCTCGGCCCTGCGGGTCAAAATGGACGAAGGAAAATGCATCGGCTGCGATAAGTGCCGCCGGATCTGTCCGATGAATGTGGATATGCGGGACAATTCCCGGAAACGGGAAAATGGAACCGAGTGCATTCTGTGTATGGAATGCGTGGATAACTGTCCGAAAGGGGCTTTGAAAATATAG